A genome region from Coffea arabica cultivar ET-39 chromosome 7e, Coffea Arabica ET-39 HiFi, whole genome shotgun sequence includes the following:
- the LOC140011236 gene encoding G-type lectin S-receptor-like serine/threonine-protein kinase LECRK1, translating to MVKVEIEVAVKAQLLSQNISIGTKLFPNSYPSSWLSPSGLFGFGFYPKGNGYAVGIWLIGTPTNTTVWTANRDDPPISSNAYLWFTGQGWLLTTADTQKKINAEFEDQLSPVVSASLFDSGNLVIHNETHTLWESYKYPTDTILGGQYLPSGTELVSSFSSSDQSSGRFGLVVEDYFLAAYPINSTNIRYWTFTASGLNDSSEWLNCW from the exons ATGGTGAAAGTAGAGATTGAAG TTGCCGTGAAAGCTCAATTGCTTAGCCAAAACATAAGCATAGGAACGAAACTCTTCCCAAATTCTTATCCTTCTTCATGGCTATCTCCTTCTGGACTTTTTGGTTTCGGCTTCTATCCGAAAGGGAATGGATATGCAGTTGGGATATGGTTGATTGGTACCCCTACAAATACTACTGTTTGGACTGCAAATAGAGATGATCCACCAATCTCCTCGAATGCCTATCTTTGGTTCACTGGACAAGGTTGGCTTTTAACTACTGCAGACACTCAGAAGAAAATCAATGCAGAATTCGAAGACCAACTCTCTCCTGTGGTTTCAGCCTCTTTGTTCGACTCTGGAAACTTAGTTATCCATAACGAAACTCATACCTTGTGGGAGAGTTACAAGTATCCTACTGATACCATTTTAGGCGGTCAATATCTGCCTTCTGGCACAGAATTAGTCTCTAGCTTTTCATCATCAGACCAATCAAGTGGGAGGTTCGGTCTTGTAGTGGAGGACTATTTTCTTGCTGCTTATCCAATAAACAGCACAAATATACGGTACTGGACATTCACGGCTAGCGGTTTAAACGACTCATCAGAATGGCTAAACTGTTGGTAA
- the LOC113701205 gene encoding G-type lectin S-receptor-like serine/threonine-protein kinase LECRK4, whose protein sequence is MSSLTVFFLLLLTLASKDLAGAQQQVVCRYSAISASDQSTIWLSPSSRFAFGFFKEGSGFKVGIWLVDDSNDTIVWTAQRDDAAVSSNAILQFTSGRIMLASPGNENKFITPEQNEQPKCPSMLDSGNLVIYNEQDQVIWRSFDFPTDTILEDQFLHHDHRLYSNLSPTNHSTGRYSLIAQSDGNLVAYPAKAGDTVESAYWDSDTDMTTPPRSLYLNSSGAFVLVNDTDLSAVSNKDKSIISSNSSLQHDNVILRLNLRFDGNLVLYSHSLNTTNKSTTVLWQAIDDLCDVSSSCGVNTYCTRSNNQPLCKCLPGTENVADFPSGCQRNSTGAVCIAGKEYGDIYDFASLKDLRFKDVPYFAKMLGKEECLQSCLEDCDCDVALFDESRDLCRKYALPLSYTRIDNTSISIIAFFKVKKITGEAGDGHVKPPWTLILGLSLGFFAYSSAALALSGIFIFKFRLMKYRKLLDTGRTGLTKEFTIRAFTYNELKRATNGFKKERELGKGSFGAVYKGTFDNRSFVAVKRLEKVVEEGEREFKAEVRVIGRTRHKNLVRLLGFCAEGSKRILVYEYMSHGSLADLLFRTKGRLDWNERVRIALDVARGICYLHQGCEAPIIHCDIKPQNILLDESWTAKISDFGLAKLLQPDQTRTFTGERGTLGYMAPEWKTKTAITLKVDIYSYGIVLLEIICRRRHIQVNLSRPEETHLPSWAYNCFAARELDKLMDDDSTDKNAFERMVMVALWCIQDEPALRPSMKNIISMLEGITDVSIPPCPVS, encoded by the coding sequence ATGAGCTCTCTTACAGTTTTTTTCTTGCTACTCTTGACATTGGCTTCCAAAGATCTTGCCGGAGCTCAACAGCAGGTGGTGTGCCGGTATTCCGCTATTTCAGCATCCGATCAGTCAACTATATGGCTCTCACCTTCCAGTCGATTTGCGTTCGGATTCTTTAAAGAAGGATCAGGTTTtaaagttggaatttggttagTGGATGACTCAAATGATACTATTGTTTGGACAGCCCAAAGAGATGATGCAGCAGTATCATCAAATGCAATTCTCCAGTTCACCAGTGGAAGGATCATGTTGGCAAGCCCTGGGAATGAGAATAAGTTTATTACTCCCGAGCAGAATGAGCAACCCAAGTGTCCCTCCATGCTAGACTCTGGAAATCTTGTTATTTACAATGAACAAGATCAAGTTATCTGGCGGAGTTTCGACTTCCCTACAGATACCATCTTAGAGGACCAATTTCTGCACCATGACCATCGACTATATTCTAATCTTTCTCCAACCAATCACTCAACTGGAAGATACAGTCTAATTGCGCAATCTGATGGAAATCTTGTTGCTTATCCTGCCAAGGCAGGAGACACTGTTGAAAGTGCCTATTGGGATTCTGACACTGACATGACTACCCCGCCGCGAAGCCTATACCTCAATAGCAGTGGCGCATTTGTGCTGGTTAATGACACGGATTTATCAGCAGTCAGTAACAAGGACAAGTCTATAATCAGCTCCAATTCATCTTTGCAACATGACAATGTAATCTTGCGATTAAACCTTCGTTTTGATGGAAATTTAGTCTTGTATTCTCATTCCCTGAATACAACCAACAAATCTACAACTGTGCTGTGGCAAGCAATTGATGATTTGTGTGATGTGAGCAGTTCTTGTGGTGTCAACACCTATTGCACCAGGTCCAACAATCAACCCCTTTGCAAATGTCTACCAGGTACCGAGAATGTAGCAGATTTCCCTAGTGGCTGTCAGAGGAACTCCACTGGAGCAGTGTGCATTGCGGGGAAAGAATACGGTGACATTTACGACTTTGCATCTCTGAAAGATCTCAGGTTCAAAGATGTCCCTTACTTTGCAAAGATGTTAGGGAAAGAAGAATGCCTTCAATCTTGCTTGGAGGACTGTGATTGTGATGTGGCACTTTTTGACGAGTCACGGGACTTATGTCGGAAATATGCTCTTCCTTTAAGCTACACTAGGATTGATAATACTTCTATCTCAATCATAGCTTTTTTCAAAGTGAAGAAAATCACTGGAGAAGCAGGAGATGGACATGTTAAACCCCCGTGGACGCTGATTCTTGGCCTgagtttaggattttttgccTATTCAAGTGCTGCTCTTGCCCTATCTGGCATTTTCATATTCAAATTCCGCCTTATGAAGTACAGGAAGCTTTTGGACACAGGAAGAACTGGCTTGACTAAGGAATTCACCATTCGAGCATTCACTTATAATGAGCTGAAGAGGGCAACTAACGGCtttaagaaagagagagagttaGGCAAGGGCTCTTTTGGGGCAGTCTATAAAGGAACTTTTGACAATAGAAGCTTTGTGGCAGTAAAAAGATTGGAGAAGGTAGTCGAGGAGGGCGAGAGGGAGTTCAAAGCAGAAGTGAGGGTGATTGGCAGAACTCGTCACAAAAATTTGGTTCGTTTGCTTGGCTTCTGCGCCGAGGGCTCAAAGCGGATTTTGGTATACGAATACATGAGCCATGGTTCCCTCGCAGATCTTCTCTTCCGGACAAAAGGGCGCCTAGACTGGAATGAGAGAGTCAGGATAGCACTTGACGTTGCAAGAGGGATCTGCTATCTCCACCAGGGATGTGAAGCTCCTATAATACATTGTGACATAAAGCCTCAGAACATTTTGCTTGATGAATCCTGGACAGCTAAAATCAGTGACTTCGGCTTGGCTAAATTGCTCCAACCGGATCAAACAAGAACCTTCACAGGAGAAAGGGGAACATTGGGATACATGGCACCAGAATGGAAGACAAAAACTGCCATCACTCTGAAGGTTGATATCTATAGTTATGGGATTGTTTTGCTTGAAATTATATGCCGCAGAAGACACATTCAAGTCAATTTATCACGACCAGAAGAAACTCACCTACCATCCTGGGCTTATAACTGCTTTGCAGCCAGGGAGCTGGACAAACTTATGGATGATGATTCTACGGATAAGAATGCATTCGAGAGGATGGTAATGGTGGCACTATGGTGTATTCAAGATGAACCAGCTCTTCGCCCATCAATGAAGAATATTATCTCAATGTTGGAAGGGATAACTGATGTGAGTATTCCCCCATGTCCAGTGTCTTAA
- the LOC113701890 gene encoding major pollen allergen Lol p 11 codes for MANLLVLVAFCILPVIASAAIPEPFTVTGKVYCDTCRVGYETPATTYLPGCIVKLVCKKRDNPDQITFTKEATTDSTGKYEMQVAYDAGDDICEMEHVKSSDPTCATPNAGRDHARICLTRNNGMVSNVRHANNIGYFRDVPLARCPQILQRYQDAESD; via the exons atgGCAAATTTGCTTGTGTTGGTTGCTTTCTGTATCCTTCCGGTCATTGCTAGTGCTGCTATTCCTGAACCGTTTACTGTAACTGGAAAGGTCTACTGTGACACTTGCCGTGTTGGTTATGAGACTCCCGCCACGACATATCTCCCTG GTTGCATTGTGAAACTTGTGTGCAAAAAGAGGGATAATCCAGACCAAATCACATTCACCAAAGAGGCTACGACCGACTCTACTGGAAAATATGAAATGCAGGTGGCATATGACGCTGGGGATGATATTTGTGAAATGGAACATGTCAAGAGCTCAGACCCTACATGCGCAACTCCTAATGCTGGCCGTGACCACGCCCGCATTTGCCTCACCCGCAACAATGGCATGGTCTCCAATGTCCGTCATGCCAATAACATTGGCTACTTCCGCGATGTGCCGTTGGCTAGATGCCCACAAATCCTCCAGCGATATCAGGATGCGGAGTCAGATTAA